A genomic region of Candidatus Limnocylindrales bacterium contains the following coding sequences:
- a CDS encoding VWA domain-containing protein has translation MLHFQYPIAFLLLLPLILLKGFSRRQVPPHLSVSMPPQVRQQAREVARPGWIKNLPSYCLYAFLFILIFLMGEPFLGKKETYEVKEARSILILLDTSASMTQTRLLEMVVRDALVDFIYKRPKEDRMALVRFDSDASGGIFTRNHAGLIMEVTRPSVIQEFNLDSLDQTTSKEKGTQIGLGLFKALASFLEDEVETRMAIQQFDPVEQDKIYQELQNDLQRFLWHWRQKNNEEIYPLKIPLVSRLEEVGSGKALIVVTDGQLLDPTSPAERVDYLKILDYYERLGFHHVYFVSLKNRPYQLDAHLNKNPSWKAYTWDSTATGLQDMFQKIAKDIDGMEQSQSVVATRIKEQPLFQVFLPSLLLPGLALGLRFQKRFKHFP, from the coding sequence ATGCTTCACTTTCAATATCCCATAGCCTTTTTGCTTTTACTTCCACTGATCCTTCTTAAGGGGTTCTCCCGACGACAGGTACCTCCCCATCTTTCTGTGAGTATGCCACCTCAGGTAAGGCAGCAAGCCCGGGAAGTCGCAAGACCTGGCTGGATTAAAAACCTTCCCTCTTATTGCCTTTATGCTTTTCTCTTCATCTTAATATTTTTAATGGGCGAGCCTTTCTTGGGAAAAAAAGAGACCTATGAAGTTAAAGAAGCCCGTAGTATTCTGATTCTTTTAGATACCTCTGCCAGCATGACCCAAACCAGGCTATTGGAAATGGTCGTAAGGGACGCCCTGGTTGATTTTATTTATAAAAGACCTAAAGAAGACCGCATGGCCCTGGTACGGTTTGACTCCGATGCGAGCGGCGGTATTTTTACCCGGAACCACGCAGGGCTGATTATGGAGGTTACCCGACCCTCGGTCATTCAAGAGTTCAATTTAGATAGTCTGGATCAGACGACTTCCAAAGAGAAAGGAACTCAAATCGGTCTGGGTTTGTTTAAAGCCCTGGCCAGCTTTCTTGAAGATGAAGTGGAGACCCGCATGGCTATACAACAATTCGACCCTGTAGAACAGGATAAAATCTATCAAGAACTCCAAAACGACCTTCAAAGGTTTCTCTGGCATTGGCGGCAGAAAAATAATGAAGAGATCTATCCGCTTAAAATTCCCCTCGTCTCCAGGCTTGAAGAGGTAGGTTCCGGCAAAGCGCTTATTGTTGTGACCGATGGACAGCTTCTAGATCCAACTTCTCCGGCGGAGCGGGTTGATTATTTAAAAATTCTTGATTATTATGAACGACTAGGATTCCACCATGTCTACTTTGTCAGCCTTAAAAATCGTCCTTATCAATTGGATGCACATTTGAATAAGAACCCCTCCTGGAAAGCTTACACCTGGGATAGTACGGCGACCGGCTTACAAGATATGTTTCAAAAGATCGCAAAGGATATTGACGGAATGGAGCAGAGTCAAAGTGTGGTAGCAACACGAATCAAAGAACAACCTCTGTTCCAGGTGTTTTTACCCAGCTTGCTCTTACCAGGGTTGGCTTTGGGTTTACGATTTCAAAAAAGATTTAAGCACTTTCCTTAA
- a CDS encoding AAA family ATPase: MNVHSEEKRKYREKLTLLDQQVRQVMVGYDKLVRRILYGLFSDGQKTLGRTTCAHLLLLAYPGLGKSTAGETIAHLIGGAFRRIQLVADMLPSDILGTPILESPNGKKEFAFLRGPIFSNNVLLDEINRTPPRTLSAALQAMAEGKVDIGHERFFIEDPFFVIATQNPLEQEGTYPLPEALLDRFAMRVILDYLSEEDELALSKREDSFARLSLKPVMEKEEVIAIREFIRSHVYVDDACRAYAVRLVYATRPKAGGEEVALHRNCLQDLYVGNRSPVLVGCSPRTHLVLINLAKTRAFLEGRDEVWYEDIQDLAFDVFNHRIVLDSTLLAQRVSKPIQYLDENLIPQGEKIFDLRDDIGFLRQVVRRILRGVPLKVIA; the protein is encoded by the coding sequence ATGAACGTTCATTCGGAAGAAAAAAGAAAGTATCGAGAGAAACTGACTCTGTTAGATCAACAGGTTCGTCAGGTCATGGTGGGTTATGATAAGTTAGTCCGTCGAATTCTTTATGGTCTTTTCTCAGATGGTCAGAAAACCCTGGGACGGACGACCTGTGCACATCTTTTGCTTTTAGCTTATCCAGGCCTTGGAAAATCTACGGCCGGGGAGACCATCGCTCACCTCATTGGAGGGGCTTTTCGAAGAATTCAGTTGGTAGCCGATATGTTACCCTCGGATATTCTTGGAACTCCCATTCTTGAAAGCCCAAACGGTAAAAAAGAGTTTGCATTTCTACGGGGTCCGATTTTTTCCAATAATGTACTCCTGGATGAAATTAATCGAACCCCGCCTCGCACTTTAAGTGCTGCTCTGCAAGCCATGGCAGAGGGAAAAGTAGATATCGGCCATGAACGTTTTTTTATCGAGGATCCCTTTTTTGTTATCGCCACACAAAACCCTCTGGAACAGGAAGGAACCTACCCCCTTCCGGAGGCCCTTCTTGATCGCTTTGCCATGCGGGTCATCCTGGATTATCTCTCAGAAGAAGACGAACTGGCTTTGTCAAAACGTGAAGACTCCTTCGCCAGATTATCCCTCAAACCGGTCATGGAAAAAGAAGAAGTAATAGCCATTCGGGAGTTTATCCGCTCCCACGTTTATGTAGATGATGCCTGTAGAGCCTATGCAGTACGGCTGGTCTATGCAACCCGACCCAAGGCAGGCGGTGAAGAAGTAGCCCTTCATAGGAATTGCCTTCAAGATCTTTATGTGGGAAACCGTTCGCCGGTTTTAGTGGGATGTTCCCCCCGAACCCATCTCGTCCTCATCAACCTGGCTAAAACCAGAGCCTTTCTGGAAGGACGGGATGAGGTGTGGTACGAAGATATTCAAGATCTCGCCTTCGATGTATTCAATCACCGGATTGTACTGGACAGCACGCTCCTGGCTCAACGGGTGAGTAAGCCTATTCAATATCTGGATGAAAATCTAATCCCACAAGGGGAAAAGATATTCGACCTGCGAGATGATATCGGATTTCTACGCCAGGTTGTTCGGAGAATCCTCCGAGGGGTTCCTCTCAAAGTTATAGCGTAA
- a CDS encoding cytochrome c has protein sequence MLAITLIVSLGSGIKGFNVFAMEKQKEEQKSDKPAEEPKSSQPAEEQKTDKPAEEQKSEEKKLSMPIPSSNPLSGKPEAIEAGRKLYFTWCTQCHGPKANGESRFGSYAADLRKFWRGYSEFVTIVKNGRPQRQMPPWKEVLNEQQISQIGAYLETLAIEGANWKDPGK, from the coding sequence TTGCTTGCAATCACCCTCATCGTTTCGCTTGGATCAGGCATCAAAGGATTTAACGTTTTTGCCATGGAAAAGCAAAAAGAAGAACAAAAGTCTGATAAACCCGCAGAAGAACCAAAATCAAGTCAACCGGCCGAAGAACAGAAAACAGATAAACCTGCAGAAGAACAAAAATCGGAGGAGAAGAAACTCTCCATGCCGATCCCTTCTTCCAATCCTTTATCGGGTAAACCAGAAGCCATCGAAGCCGGACGTAAGCTTTATTTTACCTGGTGTACCCAATGCCATGGTCCAAAAGCCAATGGTGAATCCCGATTTGGTAGTTATGCCGCCGATTTACGCAAGTTTTGGCGGGGTTACAGCGAGTTTGTTACCATTGTAAAGAACGGAAGACCTCAAAGACAAATGCCCCCCTGGAAGGAGGTTCTCAATGAACAACAAATCTCTCAGATCGGGGCATACCTGGAAACACTGGCTATTGAAGGAGCCAACTGGAAAGATCCTGGAAAGTAA
- a CDS encoding PQQ-binding-like beta-propeller repeat protein, whose product MRKYSAILLTLTVMFTASVVLADSSADKIKNCPPENWCAYHRTVDTGWRYSPLDQINTKNVKDLRPAWIFQPGDPRMGLHSTPLVIDGMMYVSTNPSTVWKLDAKTGERIWAWVPKMDEAVVSRSFFAHTRGLAIGDGRVYMGTADGRVVALDEKDGKVIWDKQLVNAKKETVGFSGAGTFVNSDLFVIGQNGGEYPIEGKIFGLNPKTGDIKWIFYTTGRDDPKALATWGGDSWKYGGGGSWQPGTVDYENNQILIGTGNPNPDYDYCGDKCRDPKADGWRPGDNLYTSSTVALDLNTGKLKWYFQEAPSDPYDYDAAPGEYVIFQDDKGRRLVLHPGKNGFNHVHDLKTGKPVNVYPDMKNFNWTSGFNLEKGEWENMLWPKPGEKTLVCPAIDGGHSWNAGTYSPQTKLFYRIANEWCMYLTVAPKGGGTTITAGAETRILEPFAQAFMNAEWVGTNPPNDKAHGRLTARDPLTGKIAWEKRYDIIPHSALLSTAGGLVFVGTTDGWVEALDAKTGDRLWRFNNGSGHNGGIISYAVDGKQYIAVASGHGSYVGRALADHYYKDQLINMKESAAIVVFSLP is encoded by the coding sequence ATGAGAAAATATTCAGCTATTTTACTTACTCTAACCGTCATGTTCACGGCTTCGGTTGTTTTAGCCGATTCTTCCGCGGATAAAATTAAGAATTGTCCTCCTGAGAATTGGTGTGCCTACCATCGAACCGTAGACACAGGCTGGCGGTATAGCCCCTTGGATCAGATTAATACCAAAAATGTTAAGGATTTACGTCCTGCCTGGATTTTCCAACCCGGAGATCCCCGCATGGGTCTACATAGCACCCCTCTGGTTATTGATGGGATGATGTATGTATCGACTAACCCGTCGACGGTTTGGAAACTGGATGCTAAAACCGGTGAAAGGATTTGGGCCTGGGTTCCAAAAATGGATGAAGCCGTAGTTTCCCGTTCATTCTTCGCCCATACTCGAGGCCTGGCAATCGGTGACGGACGGGTTTATATGGGTACTGCCGATGGTCGGGTGGTGGCCCTGGATGAAAAAGACGGTAAGGTCATATGGGACAAGCAATTAGTAAACGCTAAAAAGGAGACGGTCGGTTTCAGTGGGGCCGGTACCTTTGTAAACTCTGACCTGTTCGTTATCGGACAGAATGGTGGAGAATATCCCATTGAAGGTAAAATCTTCGGTCTCAACCCCAAAACCGGTGATATTAAGTGGATCTTCTATACCACCGGACGAGATGATCCCAAAGCCCTGGCGACCTGGGGTGGAGACTCCTGGAAGTATGGCGGAGGAGGATCCTGGCAACCTGGAACGGTGGATTACGAGAACAACCAGATCCTCATAGGAACCGGTAACCCCAATCCAGACTATGATTACTGTGGCGACAAGTGTAGAGATCCTAAAGCCGATGGTTGGCGGCCTGGAGACAACCTCTATACCTCCTCTACCGTTGCTTTAGATCTGAATACCGGTAAGCTGAAATGGTATTTCCAGGAAGCCCCCAGTGATCCTTATGATTACGATGCGGCTCCGGGAGAATATGTAATCTTCCAGGATGACAAGGGCCGAAGACTCGTCCTCCATCCCGGCAAAAACGGATTTAACCATGTCCATGACCTGAAAACCGGTAAACCCGTCAATGTCTATCCCGACATGAAAAACTTCAACTGGACCAGTGGTTTTAATTTGGAAAAAGGCGAGTGGGAAAACATGCTGTGGCCAAAGCCCGGAGAGAAAACTCTGGTTTGCCCGGCCATCGACGGAGGACATAGCTGGAATGCCGGTACTTATAGTCCACAAACCAAGTTGTTCTATCGTATTGCCAATGAATGGTGTATGTATCTGACCGTTGCTCCAAAAGGGGGTGGAACGACCATCACGGCCGGTGCTGAAACCCGTATTCTGGAGCCTTTTGCCCAGGCCTTTATGAATGCTGAATGGGTAGGTACCAATCCCCCCAACGATAAAGCCCATGGTCGCCTCACGGCCCGTGATCCACTCACCGGAAAAATCGCCTGGGAGAAACGGTATGATATCATTCCCCATTCAGCCCTTCTCTCTACGGCCGGCGGTCTGGTCTTTGTAGGTACCACCGATGGTTGGGTGGAAGCTTTAGATGCCAAGACGGGCGATAGGCTGTGGCGGTTTAACAACGGTTCTGGCCACAATGGAGGTATTATTTCCTACGCGGTGGACGGTAAACAGTACATTGCCGTAGCCAGTGGTCATGGCTCCTATGTGGGTCGTGCCCTTGCAGATCATTACTATAAGGATCAACTCATTAATATGAAGGAAAGCGCCGCCATCGTCGTTTTCTCTCTCCCATAA
- a CDS encoding tetratricopeptide repeat protein, protein MVVPKFLSLGGSFYRLIRKYDKAADLYETLLKKYPHQPDLYPVIADTYLKVNKSGAKFMPVFEKALFLNPRNPEIALLVANFYLRKGATDDKALSIYENALQFAPENIQLLRTLATLYLKKKNHPKAIEMHERLLKLGQADAQVYRNLAKVYIQEKRTDEKAVEVYRKSLDLEPGNRSLNLILSQIYLKNKRVDEEALPVYEKALEFIPEDLKLREMLCQAYLQKGDLEKVRYTANTWLSSPNFVYTTESVGLLSAFIEASLQLGTYNELVLFLTRLLKIHPNDKYLLERLSRVYQQMQCLDKNALEVYEKALKIQPTNLDLHKILAQAYLQNEKIGECMNEFKIILQLDPDSLEEVLEGYKKILTRFPNNAQAHTEIGNLYLRKKMIPEALDSYRKCAALSSELIDEIIKELQNFLATNPNDNHLTEIYWEIGQLYLKKGHILNTLTYFKRVSELEPEYIDQMLTVLEEVLKERPESPEFVTTHAFLTNLYFQKQAYRQARDHIEIVSKYAPQAPGVTNWLFKIYECLLNENKDDHETRFKLAVLYQKQGKLEEAIKNLQITSREPGLEQASKKLLEQCLEERALGFTPVLLAMEFFKQSGFEVIRESEEELSISSNLPRYEKFGNILVQILVTKPLHSSEIRGVFEKAMKKYQGKVEGKIAFVIVSTPPESGVYHQIYTYKSENGFTVIPLSDVLLKKSIIDSVCAQELEKNISLFTGQGDLYSNNSPIVDPLNFFGRERIIDELLDYINNLQHVGLFGMRKIGKTSLIWQLKERLSKHLVAYVDLQEVPKDCNFLYKKLVQELARDFKFKFPHIELPELELMESDLTRGDAKVDFSSDLLTLNDYLREKYGNTKIVLMLDEIEQLIPSSLEEEGFVGFNEFLGAIRGISQRYRFLVSIVGGVNPKISRTDRWGTQDNPMFQFYKEVFLPFFNEKDCSRMIVNIGEQLGLAYSEESLSRIYQETGGHPFITRQVCSLILGKVTHRPCQIQVDQVEEAVSYYIENRTDYLESIWQRLSRIEQECVIKIAKQGSCSQEELVPSKLPADRKKALRKGIVNLTENSLIKKSENRYTLTAELFRKWVLMSQLSLPAS, encoded by the coding sequence ATGGTTGTACCGAAATTTTTATCCTTAGGGGGCAGCTTTTATCGGTTAATAAGAAAATATGATAAGGCTGCCGATTTGTATGAAACCCTCCTGAAAAAATATCCCCATCAGCCGGATCTATATCCAGTTATTGCCGATACCTATCTGAAAGTCAATAAATCCGGAGCCAAATTTATGCCTGTTTTTGAAAAGGCCCTCTTTCTGAACCCCCGTAACCCAGAAATTGCCCTTCTGGTTGCTAATTTTTATCTACGCAAAGGGGCTACCGATGATAAAGCCCTGTCCATTTATGAAAATGCCCTGCAATTTGCCCCGGAGAATATTCAACTCCTCCGGACCCTGGCCACCCTCTATTTAAAGAAAAAAAACCATCCCAAAGCCATTGAAATGCACGAGCGCCTCCTTAAACTCGGCCAGGCCGATGCCCAGGTGTACCGAAACCTTGCCAAAGTTTATATTCAAGAGAAACGTACCGATGAAAAAGCTGTGGAGGTTTATCGGAAAAGTTTGGATCTTGAACCGGGAAATCGTTCCCTTAACCTGATCCTGAGTCAGATTTACTTGAAAAATAAACGGGTCGATGAGGAAGCCCTTCCGGTTTATGAAAAGGCGTTGGAATTTATCCCGGAAGACCTCAAACTTCGGGAAATGCTCTGCCAGGCCTATCTGCAAAAAGGTGACCTGGAGAAAGTAAGATATACTGCCAATACCTGGCTATCAAGCCCTAATTTTGTCTATACCACCGAATCAGTGGGACTCCTCTCAGCTTTTATCGAAGCCAGTCTTCAGTTGGGTACTTATAATGAACTGGTTCTCTTCCTAACCCGGTTGCTCAAGATCCATCCCAATGATAAATACCTGTTGGAGCGACTCTCTCGGGTCTATCAACAGATGCAGTGTCTGGACAAAAACGCCCTGGAGGTTTATGAAAAAGCTTTAAAGATTCAGCCTACCAATCTGGACCTTCACAAGATCCTGGCTCAAGCTTATCTACAAAATGAAAAAATCGGTGAATGCATGAATGAGTTCAAGATCATTCTTCAACTGGATCCAGACTCCCTGGAAGAAGTCCTGGAAGGATATAAAAAGATTCTCACCAGATTCCCAAATAACGCCCAGGCCCACACAGAGATAGGGAATCTTTATTTGAGAAAGAAAATGATTCCAGAAGCTCTGGATAGCTATCGAAAATGTGCAGCGTTAAGTTCCGAACTCATCGATGAGATTATCAAAGAACTGCAAAACTTCCTGGCCACTAATCCCAACGACAACCATTTAACAGAAATTTACTGGGAGATCGGTCAGTTATATCTGAAAAAGGGTCATATCCTCAATACCTTAACCTACTTTAAGAGGGTATCCGAACTGGAACCCGAGTACATCGACCAGATGTTGACGGTCCTCGAGGAGGTTTTAAAAGAACGACCCGAAAGTCCTGAATTTGTTACAACCCATGCCTTCTTGACGAATTTATATTTCCAAAAGCAGGCTTACCGGCAGGCGAGGGATCATATCGAAATTGTCTCCAAATATGCCCCTCAAGCCCCAGGAGTGACCAACTGGTTATTTAAGATTTATGAGTGTTTATTAAACGAAAATAAAGACGACCATGAGACCCGATTTAAATTGGCTGTCCTTTATCAAAAACAGGGGAAGTTAGAGGAAGCTATTAAAAATTTACAGATTACTTCCCGGGAACCCGGTCTGGAACAGGCTTCTAAAAAATTATTGGAACAATGTCTGGAAGAAAGAGCCCTCGGATTCACGCCGGTCTTACTTGCCATGGAATTTTTCAAACAAAGTGGGTTCGAAGTAATCCGGGAATCTGAAGAAGAGCTCTCCATTTCTTCTAACCTACCCCGGTATGAAAAGTTTGGAAACATTCTCGTCCAAATTCTGGTGACCAAACCTCTCCACAGTTCTGAGATTCGAGGCGTCTTCGAAAAAGCCATGAAAAAATATCAGGGGAAAGTGGAGGGAAAAATTGCCTTTGTCATTGTTTCTACCCCTCCAGAGAGTGGGGTTTATCATCAGATTTATACCTATAAATCCGAAAACGGATTTACCGTGATTCCTCTCAGCGATGTTCTCTTAAAAAAATCCATTATCGATTCGGTTTGTGCCCAGGAACTTGAAAAAAATATCAGTCTGTTTACCGGCCAGGGAGATCTCTACAGTAATAACTCCCCCATTGTCGACCCTTTAAACTTCTTCGGTCGGGAACGTATTATCGATGAGCTTCTCGATTACATCAATAACCTTCAACATGTGGGTTTGTTTGGAATGAGGAAGATAGGAAAAACCTCTTTAATCTGGCAGCTTAAAGAGCGGCTGTCTAAACACCTGGTGGCCTATGTGGATCTCCAGGAAGTGCCTAAAGACTGCAATTTCCTTTATAAGAAGCTCGTTCAAGAATTAGCCCGCGATTTTAAATTTAAATTTCCGCATATCGAATTACCGGAACTGGAACTTATGGAATCCGACCTTACCCGGGGAGATGCCAAAGTGGATTTCAGTTCTGATCTGTTAACCCTGAACGATTACCTGCGGGAAAAATACGGCAATACCAAAATCGTTCTGATGCTGGATGAGATCGAGCAACTTATTCCAAGTTCCCTGGAAGAGGAAGGATTTGTGGGTTTTAATGAATTTCTGGGTGCTATTCGAGGTATTTCGCAAAGATATCGTTTTTTAGTTTCCATCGTGGGGGGGGTAAATCCTAAAATTTCAAGGACCGATCGCTGGGGAACTCAAGATAATCCCATGTTTCAGTTTTATAAGGAAGTTTTTCTCCCCTTTTTCAATGAAAAAGATTGTAGTCGGATGATTGTGAATATCGGAGAGCAATTGGGTCTTGCTTATTCGGAGGAGAGCCTGAGTCGAATTTATCAGGAAACAGGGGGTCATCCTTTCATTACCCGGCAGGTTTGCAGTCTAATCCTGGGAAAAGTAACCCATAGACCTTGCCAAATCCAGGTTGACCAGGTGGAAGAAGCCGTCTCTTACTACATTGAGAATCGCACAGACTATCTGGAAAGTATCTGGCAACGGCTTTCACGCATAGAGCAGGAGTGCGTGATCAAAATTGCCAAACAGGGTTCTTGCTCACAAGAGGAGCTGGTTCCTTCTAAACTCCCGGCAGACAGGAAAAAAGCTCTTCGTAAGGGTATTGTAAATCTCACAGAAAATTCGCTCATAAAGAAAAGTGAAAACAGATATACCCTCACAGCCGAATTATTCAGAAAATGGGTTCTTATGAGCCAGCTCAGCTTACCTGCCTCGTGA
- a CDS encoding sigma-54 dependent transcriptional regulator translates to MTLDPPKIIPRPKILVVDDEKNMCRAISSALNKIGGIVEVCYTGPCAIEKVRSNEYDVVLLDYKMPGMDGIEVLKVIRDLSPELIVIMMTAYGTVESAVQAMKIGAYDYVLKPFEAEEIRLYVNRALEYRWLLQENRNLRQQVEEKYHLENMVGISPQMEKIYEMVHKVANSTATVLIQGESGTGKELIARALHAYSERKGRPFVGVNCSAIPANLLESEFFGYEKGAFTGAHHQKKGFFEAAHTGTLFLDEIGEMSPSLQSKLLRVLQEKEIIRIGGTQVIPIDVRVIAATNVDLAELVKKGQFREDLYYRLNVINMVIPPLRERKEDIPLLVKHFLNKLDPQQRIRKISPDVLEALKAYSWPGNVRELENVIERMVLLSEGPVLEIKDLPAPLREVPKPPPLSTSGILNYKEAKERFEREFIIHALQRNKGNVTNAALETGIYRQNFYDKLNKYGINPEDFK, encoded by the coding sequence ATGACTCTGGACCCACCCAAAATTATACCCCGGCCAAAAATTCTCGTAGTAGACGACGAGAAAAATATGTGCCGGGCTATATCCTCAGCTCTAAATAAAATCGGTGGTATTGTGGAAGTTTGTTATACAGGGCCCTGCGCCATTGAGAAGGTTCGATCCAATGAGTATGATGTGGTTTTGTTGGATTACAAAATGCCGGGCATGGATGGAATAGAAGTATTGAAGGTTATCCGGGATCTTTCGCCAGAACTGATAGTTATCATGATGACCGCCTATGGTACGGTAGAATCTGCGGTTCAGGCCATGAAGATAGGGGCCTATGATTATGTACTCAAACCCTTTGAAGCCGAGGAGATTCGTTTATATGTCAATCGGGCACTGGAATATCGCTGGCTACTTCAGGAAAATCGAAACCTTCGTCAGCAGGTGGAAGAGAAGTATCACCTTGAAAACATGGTAGGAATCTCTCCTCAAATGGAGAAGATTTATGAAATGGTCCATAAGGTTGCCAACAGTACGGCTACGGTACTCATTCAAGGGGAGAGCGGGACCGGTAAGGAATTAATCGCAAGGGCCTTACATGCTTATAGCGAGCGGAAGGGACGTCCCTTTGTAGGAGTCAATTGCAGCGCCATTCCGGCTAATCTTCTGGAGAGCGAATTCTTCGGCTATGAAAAAGGAGCCTTTACAGGGGCCCACCACCAGAAAAAAGGTTTCTTTGAAGCGGCCCATACCGGAACCCTCTTCCTGGATGAAATCGGTGAAATGAGCCCCTCTCTTCAGAGTAAACTGCTAAGGGTACTCCAGGAGAAGGAAATCATCCGAATAGGAGGGACTCAGGTTATTCCCATCGATGTTCGAGTCATTGCTGCAACCAATGTGGATCTGGCTGAACTGGTTAAAAAAGGACAATTCCGGGAGGACCTTTATTATCGACTGAATGTGATCAATATGGTTATTCCGCCACTTCGGGAGCGAAAAGAGGATATCCCCCTGCTGGTCAAACATTTTTTAAATAAACTGGATCCCCAACAGCGGATTCGAAAAATTTCCCCCGATGTTTTAGAGGCTCTCAAAGCCTACTCCTGGCCTGGAAACGTTCGAGAACTGGAAAATGTTATCGAGCGAATGGTTCTATTAAGTGAAGGACCTGTTTTAGAGATCAAGGATCTTCCCGCACCGTTAAGGGAGGTTCCCAAGCCACCCCCTCTTTCTACTTCGGGTATTCTCAACTACAAAGAGGCTAAAGAACGGTTCGAACGGGAGTTTATCATCCACGCTCTCCAACGCAATAAAGGGAATGTAACCAATGCGGCTCTGGAGACCGGGATTTATCGTCAGAATTTCTACGATAAGTTAAATAAATACGGAATTAATCCTGAAGATTTTAAGTAA
- a CDS encoding twin-arginine translocase TatA/TatE family subunit codes for MFGIGTPELMVILLIALIIFGPGKLPELGGSLGRAIHNFKKALHTLETEESEPKPLSKPSTPTSTSSSEEQIH; via the coding sequence ATGTTTGGTATTGGAACTCCGGAATTGATGGTTATTTTGCTCATAGCCCTTATTATTTTCGGTCCGGGTAAACTACCTGAGTTAGGGGGCTCCTTAGGTCGGGCGATTCATAATTTTAAAAAAGCCCTTCATACTTTGGAGACAGAGGAATCCGAACCAAAGCCCCTTTCAAAACCTTCTACCCCAACTTCTACCTCATCTTCCGAAGAGCAGATCCATTAA